The Magnetospirillum sp. genome includes a region encoding these proteins:
- a CDS encoding tetratricopeptide repeat protein, with translation MASDRYGNALATDATAAAHYVAGVDALFAADIGAAEAFEAAIAHDPEFALAHAALARTHQIFGNRAAAKAAIARTRELAPRLAGREASHVAALGLVLDGQGPAALAAIHTHLKEWPRDAMALAPCVGVFGLYGFSGANDRAAQLRQMLDELADAYGDDWWFLAMQAFAHCETGAIGSARAKILRALALNPRDAHGAHIRAHVHYEAGEAQEGQRYLGEFVAAYPREGLLHCHIQWHRALWALAVGDTPNAWALYDANVAPGALWGPSLNVLTDAASFLMRATLKGATPPPGAWDKVLAYGKAEFPRAGLAFVDLHMALAAAMAGDTAECAARGAGTRGPAQPMVARAAEGFSVFAKQDWPRAIEALGAVLPEHERFGGSLAQRDLIEEMLAASHRHAGRSYASQRLRRL, from the coding sequence ATGGCCTCCGACCGCTACGGCAATGCGCTCGCCACCGACGCAACTGCGGCAGCGCATTACGTCGCCGGTGTGGATGCGCTGTTCGCGGCCGACATCGGTGCGGCCGAAGCCTTCGAAGCGGCCATCGCGCACGATCCTGAATTCGCCCTCGCGCATGCGGCATTGGCGCGCACGCACCAGATTTTCGGCAATCGGGCGGCCGCCAAAGCCGCAATCGCACGCACGCGCGAGTTGGCGCCGCGTCTTGCGGGCCGCGAAGCCAGCCACGTTGCCGCACTGGGCTTGGTGCTCGACGGGCAAGGCCCGGCCGCCCTTGCCGCCATCCACACGCATCTCAAAGAGTGGCCGCGCGACGCGATGGCGCTAGCCCCTTGCGTGGGCGTGTTCGGCCTCTACGGGTTCAGCGGGGCCAACGACCGGGCAGCGCAACTGCGCCAGATGCTCGACGAGCTCGCCGATGCGTACGGCGACGATTGGTGGTTCCTCGCCATGCAGGCTTTTGCGCATTGCGAGACGGGCGCCATCGGTTCCGCGCGCGCCAAAATCCTGCGCGCCCTTGCGCTGAACCCGCGCGATGCGCACGGGGCGCATATCCGAGCACACGTGCATTACGAAGCCGGCGAAGCGCAAGAGGGCCAACGCTATCTCGGTGAATTCGTCGCCGCCTATCCGCGCGAAGGGCTGCTGCATTGCCATATCCAATGGCACCGCGCTTTGTGGGCGCTGGCCGTGGGCGACACGCCAAACGCGTGGGCGCTCTACGACGCGAACGTCGCCCCCGGCGCCTTGTGGGGGCCGTCGCTGAACGTGCTGACCGACGCCGCCTCGTTCCTGATGCGCGCGACCCTCAAGGGCGCCACGCCGCCGCCGGGTGCGTGGGACAAGGTCTTGGCCTACGGCAAAGCCGAGTTCCCGCGTGCAGGCCTCGCCTTCGTCGATTTGCACATGGCCCTTGCTGCCGCCATGGCCGGCGACACGGCCGAATGTGCGGCGCGGGGTGCGGGCACACGCGGCCCCGCCCAACCGATGGTCGCGCGCGCCGCCGAAGGCTTTTCGGTCTTCGCCAAACAAGACTGGCCGCGCGCCATCGAAGCATTGGGGGCGGTCCTGCCCGAACACGAACGCTTCGGCGGCAGCTTGGCCCAGCGCGATCTTATCGAAGAAATGCTGGCAGCATCCCACCGCCATGCGGGGCGTAGCTACGCCAGCCAGCGCTTGCGGCGTTTATAG
- a CDS encoding ABC transporter ATP-binding protein, producing the protein MTTDAALLEKKLQNPPPAPLLAVRNIEVIYDHVILVLKGVSLEVPKGGIVALLGANGAGKSTTIKSISNLLRAERGEVTKGSVEYKGQRIDGLTPNELVRRGVIQVMEGRHCFGHLTVEENLLTGAYTRRDGRAAIAADMEMVYGYFPRLKERRKSQAGYTSGGEQQMVAMGRAMMSKPETILLDEPSMGLAPQLVEEIFEIVVKLNREQNVSFLLAEQNTSIALRHAHYGYILENGRVVLDGTAEALRGNEDVKEFYLGVSGAGRKSFRDIKHYKRRKRWLA; encoded by the coding sequence ATGACAACCGACGCCGCCTTGCTCGAAAAGAAACTGCAGAACCCGCCGCCGGCCCCGCTTTTGGCCGTGCGCAACATCGAAGTGATCTACGACCACGTGATCCTGGTGCTGAAGGGCGTGAGCCTCGAAGTGCCCAAGGGCGGCATCGTGGCGCTGCTGGGTGCGAACGGGGCCGGCAAATCGACGACGATCAAATCGATTTCCAATCTCCTGCGCGCCGAGCGCGGCGAAGTGACCAAAGGCAGCGTGGAATATAAAGGCCAGCGCATCGACGGGCTCACGCCCAACGAGCTCGTGCGCCGCGGCGTGATCCAGGTCATGGAAGGCCGCCATTGTTTCGGCCATCTGACGGTCGAAGAAAATCTGCTCACCGGCGCCTACACGCGCCGCGACGGGCGTGCGGCCATCGCCGCCGACATGGAGATGGTCTACGGCTATTTCCCGCGCCTCAAAGAACGGCGCAAAAGCCAGGCGGGCTACACGTCGGGCGGCGAGCAGCAGATGGTCGCGATGGGCCGTGCGATGATGTCGAAGCCAGAGACGATCCTGCTCGACGAACCCTCGATGGGCTTGGCCCCGCAGCTCGTCGAAGAAATTTTTGAAATCGTCGTAAAACTCAACCGCGAGCAGAACGTGTCGTTTCTGCTGGCCGAACAGAACACGTCGATCGCGTTGCGCCACGCGCACTACGGCTACATTCTCGAAAACGGCCGCGTTGTGCTGGACGGCACGGCCGAAGCCCTGCGCGGCAACGAAGACGTCAAAGAGTTTTATCTCGGCGTCTCAGGTGCGGGCCGCAAATCCTTCCGCGACATCAAACACTATAAACGCCGCAAGCGCTGGCTGGCGTAG
- a CDS encoding ABC transporter substrate-binding protein, with product MNFARIGSALALAAFVAAPFAVPTVANAQANEQFIPSLSYRTGPFGPNGTPFADGFLDYFKMINARDGGINGVRITYEECETAYNTDRGVECYERLKGKGPTGATAIVPLSTGITYALIERTAQDKIPMLTSGYGRSDGSDGRVFPWMFTLPATYHSQMDAILQFVKSKEKGSLKGKKISFIYHDSAFGKEPLPVIQRLAKEEGFELSEFPVPNPGVEQKAIWLRIGRQIRPNYVIMWGWGVMNPTAIQEAAAVGFPRDRFIGVWWAGSEQDVTPPGDAAKGYMAANFHGTGKDYKFMRDIETTVIKAGQGTGEARHVGTVLYNRGAINAAMVVEAVRTAQERYGNKPMTGEQVRWGFENLNLSPQRLAAMGFEGFMPPLRTSCADHEGGGVVRIQQWDGKAWNWVSDWIEPNRAALRQGYEASSMQYAREKNITPRDCANQS from the coding sequence ATGAATTTCGCCCGCATTGGGTCTGCACTTGCGCTTGCGGCCTTTGTCGCCGCACCGTTCGCGGTGCCGACCGTCGCCAACGCGCAAGCCAACGAGCAGTTCATTCCGTCGCTCTCCTACCGCACGGGTCCGTTCGGGCCCAACGGCACGCCGTTCGCCGACGGCTTCCTCGACTATTTCAAGATGATCAACGCGCGCGACGGCGGCATCAATGGCGTGCGCATCACGTATGAAGAGTGCGAGACCGCCTACAACACCGACCGCGGCGTCGAATGCTACGAGCGCCTGAAGGGCAAGGGCCCGACGGGGGCGACGGCCATCGTGCCGCTGTCGACCGGCATCACCTACGCGCTGATCGAGCGCACGGCGCAAGACAAGATCCCGATGCTGACCTCGGGCTACGGCCGCTCGGACGGCTCGGACGGGCGCGTCTTCCCGTGGATGTTCACGCTGCCTGCAACCTACCATTCGCAGATGGACGCGATCCTGCAGTTCGTGAAGTCCAAGGAAAAAGGCAGCCTCAAGGGCAAGAAGATTTCGTTCATCTACCACGACAGCGCGTTCGGCAAGGAACCGCTGCCGGTGATCCAGCGCCTGGCCAAGGAAGAAGGCTTCGAGCTTTCGGAATTCCCGGTGCCGAATCCGGGCGTGGAGCAGAAGGCGATCTGGCTGCGCATCGGCCGCCAAATTCGCCCGAACTACGTGATCATGTGGGGCTGGGGCGTGATGAACCCGACCGCCATCCAGGAAGCGGCGGCCGTGGGCTTCCCGCGCGACCGGTTCATCGGCGTGTGGTGGGCCGGCTCCGAGCAGGACGTGACCCCGCCCGGAGATGCTGCCAAGGGCTACATGGCCGCGAACTTCCACGGGACCGGCAAAGACTACAAATTCATGCGCGACATCGAGACGACCGTGATCAAGGCGGGCCAGGGGACCGGCGAAGCGCGCCATGTCGGCACGGTTCTCTACAATCGCGGGGCGATCAACGCCGCGATGGTGGTCGAAGCCGTGCGCACAGCACAGGAGCGTTACGGCAACAAGCCGATGACCGGCGAGCAAGTGCGCTGGGGCTTCGAGAACCTGAACCTGTCGCCGCAGCGCCTTGCGGCCATGGGCTTCGAAGGCTTCATGCCGCCGCTGCGCACCTCGTGCGCCGACCACGAAGGCGGCGGCGTTGTCCGCATCCAGCAATGGGACGGTAAGGCCTGGAACTGGGTCTCGGATTGGATCGAGCCCAACCGTGCCGCGCTGCGCCAGGGGTACGAAGCCTCGTCGATGCAGTATGCACGCGAGAAGAACATCACGCCGCGCGATTGCGCGAATCAATCCTAA
- a CDS encoding cytochrome c family protein, with protein sequence MKRLVAAFGVAVAGLILAGVSQAQAADAASGEGVFKRACSVCHNPTAEGPRKLGPTLAGVVGRKSASVEGFKYSKANTESGIVWTADKLDPYIKNPREVVPGTAMAYAGLRNDDERANLIAYLATLK encoded by the coding sequence ATGAAGCGTTTGGTTGCGGCATTTGGGGTGGCGGTCGCGGGCTTGATTTTGGCGGGCGTGTCGCAAGCGCAGGCAGCCGATGCGGCCTCGGGCGAAGGCGTGTTCAAGCGCGCCTGTTCGGTCTGCCACAACCCGACCGCCGAGGGCCCGCGCAAACTCGGCCCCACTTTGGCCGGCGTTGTCGGCCGCAAGTCGGCTTCGGTCGAAGGCTTCAAATATTCGAAAGCCAACACCGAATCCGGCATCGTCTGGACTGCGGACAAGCTCGATCCCTACATCAAGAACCCGCGCGAAGTCGTGCCGGGTACTGCCATGGCCTATGCGGGCCTTCGCAACGACGACGAGCGCGCCAATCTGATTGCCTATCTGGCGACGCTGAAATAG
- a CDS encoding cytochrome c family protein, translated as MSKTSMAAVFGAVGLLAMLPAGAQAADAAAGENVFKRVCATCHNPTAEGPRKLGPTLAGIVGRKSGTVEGFRYSKANSEANIVWTAEKLDPYLKNPREVVPGTTMAYAGLRNDEDRANLIAYLATLK; from the coding sequence ATGTCGAAGACGAGCATGGCGGCAGTGTTTGGTGCAGTCGGTTTGCTGGCGATGCTGCCGGCGGGCGCGCAAGCGGCCGATGCGGCGGCCGGCGAGAACGTATTCAAGCGCGTCTGCGCCACCTGCCACAACCCGACCGCCGAAGGCCCGCGCAAGCTCGGCCCCACGCTGGCAGGTATCGTCGGCCGCAAGTCCGGCACGGTCGAAGGCTTCCGCTATTCGAAGGCCAACAGCGAAGCCAACATCGTGTGGACGGCTGAAAAGCTCGATCCGTATCTCAAGAACCCGCGCGAAGTGGTGCCCGGCACGACGATGGCCTATGCGGGCCTGCGCAACGACGAAGATCGCGCCAATCTGATCGCCTATCTCGCGACCCTCAAGTAA
- a CDS encoding branched-chain amino acid ABC transporter permease, whose translation MLYREAGQFKTSYSADQGIFPILQDRIGMAVLLAVAFVVVPLTASDYFLSTIFIPFLVFSVAAIGLNILTGYCGQLSLGTGGFMACGAYAAYKFATAFPELNIVLVFLLSGGVSAAVGVVFGVPSLRIKGFYLAVATLASQFFLIWLFTKVPWFVNYSPSGVISAPPREVFGWYVTGIEATAEAKYLFCLTFVAVLALVAKNLVRGRIGRAWMAIRDMDIAAEIIGIRPLQTKLLAFAVSSFYCGVAGALWAFIYTSSVEALAFDINRSFQILFMIIIGGLGSILGAFLGAAFIVLLPIFLSAVPQAMGVPVTTSTLAHLEFMIFGGLIVFFLIVEPHGLARLWQLGKEKLRLWPFPH comes from the coding sequence GTGCTCTACCGCGAAGCAGGCCAATTCAAGACGAGCTATTCGGCCGACCAGGGCATTTTCCCGATCCTGCAAGACCGCATCGGCATGGCGGTTTTGCTCGCGGTCGCGTTCGTGGTCGTACCGCTCACGGCGAGCGACTATTTTCTGTCGACCATCTTCATCCCGTTCCTGGTTTTCTCGGTGGCGGCGATCGGTCTCAACATCCTCACGGGCTATTGCGGCCAGCTGAGCTTGGGGACCGGCGGCTTCATGGCGTGCGGCGCTTATGCCGCCTACAAATTCGCGACCGCGTTCCCCGAACTCAATATCGTGCTTGTGTTCCTGCTGTCCGGCGGGGTTTCGGCGGCGGTGGGCGTGGTGTTCGGCGTGCCGTCGCTGCGCATCAAGGGTTTCTATCTTGCGGTCGCCACACTCGCCTCGCAGTTCTTCTTGATCTGGCTGTTCACGAAGGTGCCGTGGTTCGTGAACTATTCGCCGTCGGGCGTGATTTCCGCCCCGCCGCGCGAAGTGTTCGGCTGGTACGTGACCGGCATCGAGGCTACGGCCGAGGCCAAATATCTGTTCTGCCTTACGTTCGTGGCCGTGCTGGCGTTGGTTGCCAAAAACCTCGTGCGCGGGCGCATCGGGCGCGCCTGGATGGCGATCCGCGACATGGATATCGCGGCCGAGATCATCGGCATCCGCCCGTTGCAGACCAAGCTTTTGGCGTTTGCCGTGTCGTCGTTCTATTGCGGCGTGGCGGGTGCTCTATGGGCTTTCATCTATACAAGCTCGGTCGAAGCGCTCGCCTTCGACATCAACCGTTCGTTCCAGATCCTGTTCATGATCATCATCGGCGGGCTCGGCTCGATCTTGGGTGCCTTTTTGGGGGCGGCGTTCATCGTGCTGCTGCCGATTTTCCTCAGCGCCGTGCCGCAAGCCATGGGCGTGCCGGTCACGACCTCCACGCTCGCGCATCTCGAATTCATGATTTTCGGCGGACTTATCGTGTTTTTCCTGATCGTCGAGCCGCACGGGCTTGCCCGGCTCTGGCAATTGGGGAAGGAAAAACTGCGGCTATGGCCCTTCCCGCATTGA
- a CDS encoding branched-chain amino acid ABC transporter permease, which produces MDFMIDFLFGPLKEIWEFPIFFIEVVVGGILTGVMYSLVALGFVLIFKASGVFNFAQGAMVLCAALTFVGFHELGVPQWLSLILTLGVMVALAFAIERIVLRPLVNQAPIILFMATIGITFFIDGFFQMIWGEDVKRLDIGIPKDPLEIGGVLVNTFDIVAALVAGTLVGVLAFFFQSTRIGRALRAVADDHQAAQSVGIPLQTIWVIVWSVAGIVALVAGIMWGSKLGVQFSLALIALKALPVLILGGFTSIPGAIIGGLIIGVGEKVAEVFWAAKIGGGIEDWFAYILALFFLMFRPQGLFGERIIERV; this is translated from the coding sequence ATGGATTTCATGATCGATTTTCTGTTCGGGCCGCTCAAAGAGATCTGGGAGTTCCCGATCTTCTTTATCGAGGTCGTGGTCGGCGGGATCCTCACCGGCGTCATGTACAGCCTCGTGGCGCTGGGCTTCGTGCTGATCTTCAAAGCCTCGGGCGTGTTCAATTTCGCGCAAGGGGCGATGGTGCTGTGCGCGGCCCTCACCTTCGTAGGCTTCCACGAATTGGGCGTGCCGCAATGGCTGTCGCTGATCTTGACGCTCGGCGTGATGGTTGCCCTTGCCTTCGCGATCGAGCGCATCGTGCTGCGCCCGCTCGTGAACCAAGCACCGATCATCCTGTTCATGGCCACGATCGGCATCACGTTTTTCATCGACGGCTTCTTCCAGATGATCTGGGGCGAGGACGTGAAGCGCCTCGATATCGGCATCCCCAAAGATCCGCTCGAAATCGGCGGCGTGCTTGTGAACACGTTCGACATCGTGGCGGCCCTCGTGGCGGGCACGTTGGTGGGCGTGCTCGCGTTTTTCTTCCAATCGACGCGCATCGGCCGCGCGCTGCGCGCCGTTGCCGACGACCATCAGGCGGCCCAATCCGTCGGCATTCCGTTGCAGACGATCTGGGTCATCGTGTGGTCGGTTGCGGGCATCGTGGCGCTGGTGGCCGGCATCATGTGGGGCTCGAAGCTCGGCGTGCAGTTCTCGCTCGCGCTCATCGCGCTCAAAGCGCTGCCAGTGCTGATCCTGGGCGGCTTCACCTCGATTCCGGGGGCGATCATCGGCGGCCTCATCATCGGTGTGGGCGAAAAAGTCGCCGAAGTGTTTTGGGCCGCCAAGATCGGCGGCGGCATCGAAGACTGGTTCGCCTATATCCTGGCGCTGTTCTTCCTGATGTTCCGGCCGCAAGGCCTGTTCGGCGAACGCATCATCGAGAGGGTTTGA